One Cucumis melo cultivar AY chromosome 8, USDA_Cmelo_AY_1.0, whole genome shotgun sequence genomic window, ATTGCGGACCTTTTAGGCTATAACTTGAACATAAATCACTTGTATATCTACTACATTCTGTTCAAGTGGCAACATATAACCTTGGATCTTAATTTATTAGAGTGAACTAATGCAgtctaaatgtcaaataaaatacttattttattagataacaAAGTACAAACTACAAGATCTACAATATTTTGGACATTAAATCCAATAGTTAGAAATTCAAGGGGCAACCTCTTCAGCTTTCTATAAGAACGAAACTTCCCTTCTACAACCGCACCTTTGTTGGAGCTAATGTCCTAAATCTCATGGTTTGTAGTTTTatttgttggattttatgtcctaaaactcgtaaaCATTAAATGTAAACTGTTgactgttattaataaagttttatttttttttttaatttcagtAAAGTGTTTATTGATCATTAGTtatgtcttaataacctaaatccaataaacacacctcctaagttgtttgatgagttttGAATTGTATGTTGAGACATAAAGTGATCAACGTTCGAGATATAGCTTAGAAAGTCTttagtatagggataaggttgGGTATCTTATCTTGGTAGCACTATGGAgatgactcactttgtatttgatacaaatgcaatgATCCAATGTGTTTACCTAGGTGATATGTGAGTGAGGATATGGTGTTTCTGTTGCTTGAATTTGTTTAGATGGAACTTCATCAATGCGGGAGGAGGTTGTTGAAGGTAACAGTTAGGCTTTTAAAACTCTAGGttctatcaaattttattattacaTTAGTTGTTGTGCATGTTTCTTTTCATCCTAAACATCAATAAACTTTGAATGAAAGGGAGAATGGAGTTTCAAATCCAATTCTGCAAGCATTATTTTGAACTTCCTCCATATGATTAAAAAGCAGGGGAACATGTATATGTAGTGAGGATATCTGTGTACCCGGAtcattatgattttttttttttttaggttggGGGAATCAATTATTTTCCACATTTATCTGATTCAAGGTTTGGATATAAATGTTCTAGTTCAATTTGTCATatgtttcaaatttttttgATGATTCACTTGATTCAATCTCTATTTGTTCAAGTATTTCCTATAAGCACTAAGGAATTAACTGGTAGGTTAGTTACTCAGGTGACTTAGCTAGGTCCTCGGATTGTCCTATACAGTTTCaactttcttttaaattaaagtgTCTCATCATATGATTTCTGGTATATAACAAGTTCTATAGTTAGGTACTTAGATTAAGTAGTTGATGTTTTATCCAGTTGACCACTGCCATTTTGTGTTTACTTTTGCTAAAATGTCAATTATGTTCAAGGTCCTTTATTTTCCCTATTGATTTCCTAATTTCTGATCTTCCTTGTATTTACTCTAGCTATAGTTCTTCCATTCACAAATATGTGGATGTGATTGATTACTAGTTGATTTCTGCTCTTTCAAAATTTGTTCAATAAGCATCTCAAGTTTAGAGTTCCAAAATGTTTCTGTTGGTTGAGGTATAACAGTCATGAAGAAACTTTTGTGGACTGCATTTGTGGTAGGATCTCTATCTTAATCTACAACTGTAAATAGAAGGGTGGATGCAAAAAGAAGGAAATAATTTTTTAGGAAGAACACGCATTGGACTGCATTTTTGGACGTTTGAGTTTAATTTGATTGGTTGGTTGAGTTTAAGTTGAGGGATATAAGACTCTCACATTGcagaatattttttatattcttgTTGTAGATTTTGATTTTCTATTTTAGTCTTGTATTTTCAATCAAGTTTCTTCTCAACTTCTGATGGGGACGAAAATATTCCATTTGAAAATTTGCTATTGGTATTCCCCAATGTGCCCAATAATTTATTCCTCTTaactattttcaaataaattattGTGTTGTTTCATTCGTATATACTTAAAGAGAAAGAGATTTAACTAAAAATAAACAACCAACTAATTTAGGTTAAGAGAAAAAGATTAGTCAAAAGGAGGCTGAACACATCCCTTCATAATTAGCTAACCTATATATGCATGCTCAGTTAAGTATTACAAAACATCATTCATCACGAATCAAAAGAAATTAGACATAAGCTGAGAATATCACCATACCTTAGCAAACATTTGTTTGTTGTTGAAGCTTCCTAGCAGTAAATTTTCTTGTTGCTTCCAATACTAAAAATAAGTATATTAAAGAAAATTACCGTATTGGTGAGTAAACTAAACTTAATCATCTCTATTAGTTAATAGTCTGAAAGATATAACTAGTACGTCTTTCTTAGATGTCTAAAACTAAAAGCTAGTATCGCAATTGATTCTtgaagttaaaaaagaaaataacgtAAAATTATAATACTTCTTTTTCCATTTAAGATTTTGTTAGCTTTTAAAATCAGTTATGAAGGAGACGCCTTTAGCATATTTAGTTCTCAAAGGATTGGGACCTTTATAAGCATGTTGTGCCTTGTTGGCTTTCATCATATAGATAAAAATAATGGAAATCAACGATGAATGCAATATAGATAAAGAGAATGTGACGAAAAGTTGTATGAAGTCAAAATTTGGCCACTCCTTTTAAACCAACATTCCTTCCAACCAAACATGAATTGATTACACACTACAAACAAGGTTCATCAAGCTAATAGAATAAAAAGAACTCCAACTTTTGTTTGTCCTGAAATTAGTTCAACCAAACGTTTCAACACAATTTTCCATTTTAACCACCTTACTGCAATTAACTTAACTTCTCATTTGGTGCTactttaaaacaaataaatacaCTCTATCAGGTAAACAATGCCATGATAATAATTGACTAATTACTCTAGTTCAATATTAATTCAAACTAATGACACTTGGTAGTGAGTGATCACAGAACACCTCTATCAAGAAATAAAGGAAGACACACAAAAATAGACTTCATCAACTTCACATAGTCAATCAAACAGGCCTTCttgaaaattcaaaattgaaGCAAAATGCTAAATTAAGCAAGCATTTCTGGTGTGGTGATGAAAGATTATGAAAAGTGATCCAATAAATAGACTAAgatagaaacaaaaaaataacaatatcTATAGTAAGTGATGCCTTGAGTTCAATTAATTCGACATATACTACAAACAACAGAAACAACTTTTGTTCGAAATAGTACAAAGAACCAAGGTCTGAGTTATAAAACTAGTAACATTTATAATAGTGGACAATGGGACCAAACCAAAACGAAAATCAAACAGAACATTGAAAATATTCCTAAACAAACATAGAGAGTTGGAAGCAATAATCTAATAGAATAACTCAAACTTGATTTAAAGGACGGCTTTGAaataatagtaaatataatACCCAATCTCTTGTGATGCGAATCCTTTCCACTTCATATTCCATACCAACATAAGCTCCAGCTATAGTTCCTAGGTTCAAACCAAACAATAGTTGGTCTATTATTTGCCTTCTCTATTTTTGCAAATCAACTTTCAAAATCATTTTCAACGTTATAGggttaattttcaaaaaaaaaaaaaagaatcaaaagccAGATCTTTTCAAATTGGTATGAAGTTTCTAGATATTGAAACTCATCATCCACTAAACAAAGTCTATCAAATGAGAATCAATGAACACAAGTCGAACAAACTAGTTTTTATGATATACagaataatattaataataataacaaagtAATGAATCGACACTATAAAACGTAGATTAGAAAAACACCATAAAACATTATCCATCGCTTCAAGATCAAAGTTTTAATTTCCATACCAATCAATGAAACAAATCAATCACGATTAATAATTACTTTTTTCCATAAGAATCTattcaaacaaataaaaaagaatttgaagttGATGCTTCAACAAATAAAACCAAAGTAATTTTAGTTTTCACAAGTCATTAAAGAATATAACTAGCTAATAAGACATATGACTAGCAATAGCTTAAAGAGTTCTTCGAATTGATCCTAATAATCTCCATTAAACTCtaaaaatatccaaataaaataacaGAGAGCTTTAGTTAGGCTAATTCCAAAGGCACAACATTTTATAGCTTGCACGCAAATATATCTCAACACCATTTGGGAAAAACCCTAGGGGcgtgtttggggtggggttttagagggaaaaggattaggaaattgggccaaaccgtgtttggcccaaggaatatgataaataatcctaatccctaaataaccctatcttatcctatttttactttcttacaaccctacattaccctacctaaataacccaatctaaattctattattattttttaaattactacaatcataatccttcccccaaacacatattactataacactactatcataatctctcccccaaacacatactattataatactaccttttatattctttcccccaaacacatattatcataacactaggattatcataatcctaggattattataatccttttcccccataactctttccctcccccaaacgcaccctagAAGTTTAACCAATGATTTGCTGGGACTTGTTAAGAAGAATCACACCCTCATATTTCACCTGGAACCACTTCATGGCATCTTCTTTTGTGACTCTGTGTTGGGTCCCAACACGAGGCTTGCACCTCCTGCGACGTCCAACACGGTATCCCGGTCGCTCCAAAACAATGAATAAGTCCATGCCATAGATACCTGAAAGTTAAGGGATCGTACCTAAAACATCATAATTGCATACATTTTCGAACAGCAGAAGAGAATGGATCTTGTACACAGTGGACGGTGTACGACAGACGACGGAAATGTTAGGGATAACTACGTTTTAGAATGGTAGAAGTAAAGGGACCTCGTGAACGGAAGGAagattttagggtttagggcTTTTCGATTTTAGGGATATCGTACACAGTCGCTCCAAATTTGCATTTTCAATTGGAGGttatctctatctatctcttgtTCAGACAATCCAATAAATTCTCATCTGCCATTAAAATGCAAAACTACAAATTACATAATAACTCCAAAAATTAGCATCCCCAAAATGAACATTCAAAACCAAAAATGTAAAACAGTTTCATATATTCTACAAATTAACTTGAAAACATCTACAAAAACAAATGAAAGCGCAAAAACATTGCTGACCTTCCAAAATATCCTTCGTAACACTTGAAGAGACcgagtaaagaaaagaaaagaaaatggcgTCTGCCGATAGCTGTGTAGAGAAAACCCTGAACGTGGAAAGACAGAGAGATGGTTTGAGAGAGGAAATTGAGATTTTATATATGATCTCAAAATGTTGGACGGGGTTACCGAATTTACTATAATTTAAATAAGgtggaaaaagaataaaaagaaaagaaagaaaaaggttgGAGAAAATGATTAGACAAAGAGCATACATGGAGATTCGAGGATGAGAATGAAAATGGATGCGAGATGGTCGGACGATAAGACATAAGACGACAAACTCGAGGAAGACGAAAGATGACCAGTGGATGATGAGCTCGAGGAAGATGGAAGATCTTCAGTGGACGGCAAACTCCAGACAACTCGGAAGACAAAAGACAGTTGAAGAGATGGAACTTTGCAAGACGGTTAGAGAACTTCAGATGATTGGGGAAGACGAAAGACAGAAGAGATGGAAGTCGAGATGGTCGGGGAAGACAAAGACGATAGAGATCGACGATGGGTTACTTTTGCGAGAGGGGGAGACACGCGAAAGCAAAGGGAAAAGTGTGAGTCTCTTGAGTACCTAGggattttttaattaataataaataaaatacttttttttttaattatttagtaaatCTTGACGTTTTTGAAATGTCAAGAAAATGTATCTTatttgacgtttaaaaaacgcaaataaatttgaaaaaatgactctagcctttttataaaaattcttgaagttttaaaacgtcaagaatttatttgatattactaaaacgtcaaggaaaaGTATATATCACTTGACGTTTAGAAAACGTAAAAAATGTcgaatttataaatattcttgacgctttaaaaacatcaagaatttaatagatattccttgatgttttaaaaacgtcaagaaaaatacatattacttgacatttaaaagATGTCAAGAAATCTGAAAATTGGCCTAcctccgccttttcataaaaattcttgactgTTTATCTTTCAAATCactttttcttgacgttttttgaAAAGACGTCAAGAAATTAAAATCACAACCATCAAGAAAGTCCCTTTTTCTAGTAGTGGACGTCGTGCATAGGACGTCGGGAAACGttatatagttattttaattataaactaTTCCTGATGCCCTAGAGTGTCATGTTAGGAATAGATTCTCGTTTCCTGACGTTCTTAATGACACGTCAGGAAAAGGTaacgataaaataatattttcactGTGTCCCGATGTATGCAAAACAGCTTCGGGAATAGGCGTTTGTCCTAACGTTCCCTCTTTCAACGCCGTTTTGTGCGTCGGGAACCCCctaatttcttgtagtgataaaGACCTTAAAATTCCTATCGTCTCTCTAGAAAAAGGTAAGGGAGACAATGGCGCCAATGAAAAGGGGTCTAATATATGTTGTGAAGAGATTGAAGCCCTTTGCACAGCGAAAGAATTACAAAGATattaacccaattttaattgaaacctaaaaaataccaatacattggcaaaataattataaaattaatttttatggCTAAGCATGCCTTCAAGAAAAATTACAGACAAGAACAAACAAGAGAAACTTACTATCGTTGAAGAACTTTTTccagagagaaaaaaattagaGAGAATAAGTCGTACATAAAAAATTCACCAaactcttctcttttttttttttttttttacgtcatactagtaactccctcttcttcatcggagggaagttgagagaaaagtgAGAAGGTGGAAAAACCACCGATGTTTcctataaatttaataaattaatattaaatcatatttaaatgaatatctctcacataacctatagttttaatttaattaaatcaaaataaattaaactgttaattaattctccaattaattaatttctaaattaaatatcttatatttaatttaatccaaatttgaatcatattcaaatatgaatttctctcataacctatagttttaatatgtatcatatacacattaaattttaacctatagttttaatatgaatctaattcacattaaattaatatttgaactcattcgaatattttattctctcataaattaattttgaatcatatccaaaaataaatttatatattaaagtctaattaaaatataaactttatattataatgtatcaccatacattatattaattcccaaagtaatttgaacatttcaaattacaaccaatataaataaatctcattaccctttacgagctaggaaggggagctaatggacctacaaatcaaaaactacaacgatatgagattaattggctaaactcgtTAACCATAtgaatcaatattcgttaactgtgttaCATTCTACTAAATACTCATAGCTGAATttttctcactgtagatatatttttgtgtccatggatatagaccaataccagtaagttagtcattcacaagtgttcCTAACACCGGCTGcattaaattaatgttttacCCCTAgattacttctagtccttaaataccagtgctcctctaatgaacaacctgtttatagtccaaccactaaacagaaacccctctcgtgccatagagagggtaggaccctttgttcaagtcacaaagataccatttaagggaacatttatctacttaccctaaaggtggaaATGAATGAATTCCATATTTTGTGATTATATTCCCAGCTCCCCattcggtcttgtccccaaaatgataaccATATTATgtcggcaatttggccactttcacccatacaaatcaaaggacaatctctcgcaaacaggagttcataatacactcaagattaagactaagttacctaggtcatcctaataaAATAGAAACCCTACTAGTTAACGGaattacatctagtgattattatttcatggtccgatcttatgcaaactcattgcataggatactctcacttgcatgtcacatacatgaacgcattagatcaatgcgtttgtatcaaatacaaagtgagtcgtatccatagtgttaccaagataaggtacctagccttaaccctatactataaacCTTTTAaactgatcttgaacattgatccccgtatgtctctacatattgttcaagactcattaaacagcttaggatgttagtttattggatttaggttattaagaaaaaactaataatctaatcaataacacttattgaaataataataaaacactttattaataacagttaatggattatatttactatttacgagttttaggacatataACGTTGACACCTGAGTCAACCAAAAACCAACCAAGAGCACTATGGTCGATTTTGGTGTAACTTACAATTTTATAACAGAGGTAGAAGCTAGGCGACTAAAACTTCGTTGGGAGAAGGGTTTAGAAATAATGAATGCCATGAATTTCGCTGCCCTACCTATCATCGGGctagtgaaacgaacgatgatGAAGTTGGAAGGATGGAACGACCCCatagactttgtggttgtaaagatggatgACTTTGATATGGTATTAGGAATGAAATTCCTACTTGAACATCAAGTGATACCAATGTCTTCGGCCAAATATGTAGTGATCACTGGATCTGCCCCCACGGTTATACAGGCAGACATTTGTCAGCCTAACGGGTTGAAAATCATCTCAGCCATGCAACTAAAGAAGGGCTTGCTCAAGACGAACCAACATCTGTGGCCATCCCGCTTAAGTCGTTAGAAAACACGAGGGAGACGTCCCAAAAGACACTCTGTGTGTCTTAAAGAAGTGTTGTGATGTGATGCCTAATAGTTGACCCAAATCTTTGTCGCCACGAAGGACAATTGACTATGAGGTTAAATTGCTACTAGAGACAAAACCACTTGTGAAGAATGTTCCATCAAAGTTAACTGAACTTCGAAAACAAGTAGAGGAATTATTGAGTGCAGGATTTAGTAGACCTACAAAAGCTTTGTATGAGCCCCAGACCTTttctagaagaagaagaatggaagTTTACGGTTGTGTATTGACTACCATGCCCTGAACAAGTTCACTATTCGTAACAAATATCTACTTCCCATAATCACTGACTTGTTTGACCATTCACATGGGGCAAAGTATTTCTCAAAGCTAAACCTAGGATCAGGATATTGTCGAGTAAGAATTACAGAGGGAGATGAGTCCAAGACAACTTGTGTTATAAGATATGGAGTGTTTGAGTTCCTCGTAGTGCCATTTAGTCTTACCAACACGTCTACAATGGAAGAACACAATGACCACCTTCAAAGGGTTTTTCAAAAACTGAAGGAAAACCAGTTGTATGTCAAGAGAGAAAAATGTTCCTTTGCGCAAGGACGACACTCTCTTGGTCATATGGTAGAGTTTGACCGAATTGGTATGGAAGAATGGATAATATTGCTGCAATGCGTGATTGAAAAATACTGAAATCAGTCACGAAGGTACACTCATTTCTCGGATTAGCTAATTACTACAAGCGATTCGTGGGAGGATTCTCAAAAGAGCAAGCTTGCCGACTGAGTTGTTGAAAAAAGACGTTCAATGGGGTTGGCCCCCAATTGTCAGGTCGCCTTCGATGGTCTAAAACAAGTCATGATTGAGGGGCAAGTTCTTGGGATTGCTGAGGTAACCAAGCTTTTCGAAGTTGAGATCAGGCGATTGACTGTATGCTCAAAGAATATTTGCGTAATTTCGTAGACGCAAGACAAAAGAATTAGGTTGAACTGCTGGAGGTGGCCTAATTTTGTTTCAATGCTCAGACGAGTTTGTCAATCAGGAGAAGTCCATTTGAGATTGTTTATGGTAGGCAACCTGTATTGCCGCACCTTGTTGATTAATTTACGAAGGAATGGGAACAAACCGCAGCCATCGCTCTTAACAAAAAATCGAGACATGCGTAGTGGAAGAACGGATCGAAAAATactctagatgcatctaaactaatttagaagttaacatgcttaAAAATCCTTAATTGTTTAATTAGGGTTAAGAGAAAATACATACCTTTGAAGCCTCCTAGTCTTCCATATCTCCTCGTGAACATGAATCGGGACCATCACTAATGTTGACTAGCTATTCTCCAGACTTAGAACCGGATTGTCGAACCTGTTAAGTGAagaaaaatttagagaaaaagaTATGGAATTAGGAGGAAGAAaccaaaaaattggttaagtAAGAGAGGTGagaaatatttgaaagttttgaataatttctcaaaattctccaaaagtctcaaaataattttcaaaacctatttttaaaaaaacattacaTGCATAATGCATGAAAGAATTACACAAAAAATCAATACCTTATTTTTCACTTAAACTTAGTGGGCTATATGTTTACATCTGATGTAAACACTTgtcccactaactttagtccaaggaCAATATGGgtatttgaccaattaagtcaaagtcaaacattgactttttcaagtcaaaagtcaacatttttgactttttaccattttatctgtctttactaatttcgacctcccaagcatgaatccacatttctttttctgaaattcaaatcacatttgaatataaagccgtcaaagtttgacttttcaaagtcaaaagtcaacattttgacttttcacaactttgaccattttcatcaatttcgagcttcctaatatgaattcatattcatatttttttaatatttaaatcacatctaaatataaagctctataatcgacggttatatcacatatattcgtcgattctctctttctacctaattcgaacaattcgaattattccaacatattattctaagttaattccacaTGAGCTAAtaggagaacctaatggacctatacaTCATTGCCTCCAATAATTCGAGATTAATTGGtcaaacccttttagaccgagctaatcaacattcattatcTAACAggtcattctactaaagtctcgtagttgcactcccctcatgATAGATATATTtcatccatttgatataaccatcatcaataagttaattctttacaggttgttcgtaacctcgactatgttaaattatcgttttactctcgagactacatcttgttccttaagtctcactgatccagtattgaacaattagtttaaggtTCGACCTATAAACCGAATTTCTCTCGGGCCAATGTGAGggtgggatcccttgttcaagacttggattcagtcttttaagggaacaacttatgtattaaccctaaagcgggtagaagtgagttccatcttgcaccctatgtctctaACCATTCACCTGGTTTTACCcataaaatgggaggcttattgaaCCAGCGCTGTTGAGTAGTCCTcatctatgcagatctaaggataataccttTTGAATAGatgttcatagttagctcatgattaagattaagttacctaggtcatcataatcaaaatagtcagtttatctagtcaacggtgttataacttaaaagtgactattttatgattccagtcttatgtaaactctttacatatgaTGACCCCAcccccatgtctctacatgaaggattcaggatcacattgtttgtactaactaaagagcgggccacatccatagtattttcagaataaggcacccaaccttattcatacactatagatcgtttgggctataaactcaaacttgatccacgtttatgtctctacataaagttcaagtctaaactagatagcctcgggaccttagtttattggattcaagattagagtattatattttcactaataagttctcaataaccactttattgaatagaatataattttaactacaaactaaaagttttaggacataaattccaacagttCTTACCTAGAGAAAGCCTCAAGACAGATGAAGAAGTGGGCAAATAAGAAGCGACACCCCCTTGAGTTTTGAGCGGGGGATCAAGTTCTCATCAAGCAGTGCAACAATAGTGGACGACCATCTATTGACTTGAAACAAAAAGAAGATAGAAAATTCGAAGAAATCcttgctgacagagtaaggaAAGGTAGAAGACCCACGAGGAGAATACATGAATTCTTAGTGAAGTGGAAGAACCTCCACATGGAAGAAACAAATGGGGAACGTGTTGAAGACCTTCaagcgtggaagcagaagaAAGAAGAGTTCCAACTTTTTCAGTCGACAGGGATGTAAACTGTTTAAGTGGGGGCGAATGTCACGAGCATGCTTGTACAAGACATTGTTTGCCTATGGTCACATGCCCAAATACGCCCAAATCACTTTGTCTTCATGTCTTATACGTAGTTTAGTTTATTGCTTTTCTTTGTATGTCACCGACCTAGGATTTGACGTTTCAACGTTTTCATGTACTATAGGGAAGACAATAATAGTTGAATCCCTGACCAAGCCTTGTCGAACTCTTTGCAAACTTAGccttctttgcaattgacagtctttaatgctttcttttatgatgttttcaatgattttctttctttctcacattttataaaacatttttttcaagaaCGTGAATGGAGGCTACATCATATCTCGAGTTTGTCTGTGATTTTTGGATTTTATATGGCTAACTTGTTGACTGAGCAGAacaccccaaataaataatctCCAAATAGAATAATGAGAGGAAATAAAAATACTTATTGGAAGTCTTTAACTCTTTTTGTGCGTATTTTACTCCCACTTGGATGATAtagattacaacatttcaatcctatttataggattATCATGAGCAAAACTCATACCATAATTAAACACAACGATTTAAATCCTACATTTAACTAATAtgaaactcttactaaattaacttTAATATTTTAACCACATCCTTTTCTAACTCTCATAAATTAAAtcacatataacttatttatttaaaacatgtttaattatTAACATCTTTCTGATTTTTCGATGAAGAAGATGAGGGATTTGATGATGATTTTGACAAAATGGTTGGTGTCGTATATACTATACTCGAAGATTCTTCAACTACACCTCCTTAAACCTCAAATATCTCTAGCCATTTGTTAACATGTGATTTATTTGGTACATTTTTTAGGAAATAATTTGAAGGTTGgggttc contains:
- the LOC103486128 gene encoding uncharacterized protein LOC103486128 isoform X4, which encodes MYALCLIIFSNLFLSFLFILFPPYLNYSKFGNPVQHFEIIYKISISSLKPSLCLSTFRVFSTQLSADAIFFSFLYSVSSSVTKDILEGTIAGAYVGMEYEVERIRITRDWYWKQQENLLLGSFNNKQMFAKHNGEALLQRCRSSSHRGI
- the LOC103486128 gene encoding uncharacterized protein LOC103486128 isoform X1; translation: MYALCLIIFSNLFLSFLFILFPPYLNYSKFGNPVQHFEIIYKISISSLKPSLCLSTFRVFSTQLSADAIFFSFLYSVSSSVTKDILEGTIAGAYVGMEYEVERIRITRDWYWKQQENLLLGSFNNKQMFAKESGKPPLSFLSNLFSLQTIDPSINSSIYQRSWEPTHPISFIPTA
- the LOC103486128 gene encoding uncharacterized protein LOC103486128 isoform X2, whose protein sequence is MYALCLIIFSNLFLSFLFILFPPYLNYSKFGNPVQHFEIIYKISISSLKPSLCLSTFRVFSTQLSADAIFFSFLYSVSSSVTKDILEGTIAGAYVGMEYEVERIRITRDWYWKQQENLLLGSFNNKQMFAKTIDPSINSSIYQRSWEPTHPISFIPTA
- the LOC103486128 gene encoding uncharacterized protein LOC103486128 isoform X3 encodes the protein MVPIHVHEEIWKTRRLQRYLWHGLIHCFGATGIPCWTSQEVQASCWDPTQSHKRRCHEVVPGTIAGAYVGMEYEVERIRITRDWYWKQQENLLLGSFNNKQMFAKESGKPPLSFLSNLFSLQTIDPSINSSIYQRSWEPTHPISFIPTA
- the LOC103486128 gene encoding uncharacterized protein LOC103486128 isoform X5, whose translation is MYALCLIIFSNLFLSFLFILFPPYLNYSKFGNPVQHFEIIYKISISSLKPSLCLSTFRVFSTQLSADAIFFSFLYSVSSSVTKDILEGTIAGAYVGMEYEVERIRITRDWYWKQQENLLLGSFNNKQMFAKAKVEVEESS